The following nucleotide sequence is from Nomia melanderi isolate GNS246 chromosome 10, iyNomMela1, whole genome shotgun sequence.
ataaattttatcgtGTGTGATAAACGGTATTCGCAACATGTAATTTCTCACTTCTTTTATAATGATTTTGGTACTAATCGAGTGATATTTTACCGATGCGTAAATTAAATGGTGCTTACATAAAGGGGACAtttgtttttccatttttattcaaatataaccgCCCCTGTATCCTCCCACAATTGATCTGATGAAATATACATTCATTGGATTAAAATATTCCGTTATTTAAATCCTTAAACAGCATTAGATTCTTACTTTGACAAAGTTCGATTTTAATGTGAATATTATTCGTactagaaataaaatgaaagtattgTAATCTCATGAATCTCAATTgtgtattgaagtttatttaattcaatactgTATCACGTAAAAGTTATTTgtttgaaagtaataaatacattttgcaTTCCAATAAACTGActgaaagtgaaagaatttcagTTTCTAGTCAAATGGATCtaaattattcaagtaaaattgAGAAGTGTTGCGATTGAGCATCACTGCAATGTTTCTCGCAAGTGCTCGTTCTCTGTTGTGTTTACTATATAACTGAGCTTAAAAGCACTGCGTCCGGGAGGTTCTCTCGAGCAACACCACGGAGCCACAATCGGAGTTCTCAGTGACTCTCATGCTCTGAGGAAAGTCCCTGGACCTGTGGCAGAAAGTGTCGTAGCGCAATGTCCGCTGTTAGCCTTCACAGTCTCCTCGAAACTGGAAAGGACGCCTTTGGTTGATCTTTTCGAGTTGTGCTGAAGAGTATTGGTCAGAGATAAAGTAATGTGTTGAATGTTTGTGGTATTCCACTCCTCTGCCTCAAGGCGGAGGTTGGAAAACCGTGTTCAACCGAACAGGGCTCACTACGAGGGAACTTCTCGCTTttgtttttctgttctttttcattaattttttttaattgctaAAAGTATGAAGTAGAAAAATACTAAAGGCAAATTTttgaactttaatttattggTATCATCCAAAGTAATGCTATTCGTACAAATGTTTGGAAGTTTAGTTAATCATCGATTAATACTAGTGACTTGCTACTAGATGGCGTCATCGATTTGTGATGTAGAGGCAAATGATTTTTGCCAATATTTATACTATGCATTATGCACGTGACGGCAAGGATCATTTGAGCCTTgcttattattgtttaaaaatattttatgtttaatcaGGGAAGGTTATACGAttgtatcaatatttattaatacctatttattttaatatgtaatcttgattagttataaaatgataatttgtatttactaaACTGCTTTTGACAGaacgatttatataaatttaatgtatataaacaaaaataacagtGCATCACAGATTTACTTCTGAGTGCACAATACATTCTCAAAGATAATAAgttgataattaaaattattttatgttggCAACGTAATATTTTGTACGtgctaaaataatttttacacattGGACGTCGTCTTGctaatataaaaaacatattaatTCAAGTAAACCATTGTACATATCAATGTCTCAACGCTCTAAGGTTATTCAACTATATAAGAcggtaataaattacaattttaatttaggTCAATAATTCACTGatacttatttatataaaaaactgtCATTGACATATTTACTTACTTCATTTACTATAGAATTAAATCTGtattatctaatattttcaGTTGTTATTTATGGGTAGAGAATATCCAAGAGGTTATgacttttttaaacaaaatttaagaaGAGCCTtcgaaaaaaataaaggagaaacGGACCCAGAAAAAATCGATAAAATGCTGGCACACggaaattttgtcattaaagaaTTAGAAGCGTTGTATATGTTACGGAAATATCGAACATTAAAGAAAAGATATTATAATAAcccataatattatatagtaatatttaccATAGgacaaataaagaatttaatatctgTTCGTTTCGTAAAGATGTGTATGACCTGAATGAGTCTGGGAtactaaaaattgaatatattttgtatatttctttcgtaaataaattaatatttttgtgaaatatttgtatacctATGTGtataataggaaaatatatCTGTACAATTGTTATttctataaacaattatatattttacgatTAAACTAAGTGTAAAGTATGTATTGGTTAGCTTATCAACATGGTTGTCAAAATTGACGTTAGAACTTGGGTACACAaagttcaaatatttatgttcgctCTAAGTTCTaaagtatttgaaatgttttaattcgATTAATAAAGATTGGTATGTAATTTAGAAacagtataaattttataaatatggcAGTCTGTGTCGCTGTAATAGGTAAAGATGTGAGTACACACTTCCTATCTTGAGGTTAAGATGAATCTGAGAATGTTAATGATAGATTTTGCGcatataacaaattaaatatttttatgtagaattcTCCAAAATACATTCGATGTGCCGATGAATCAATGGCATTGCAATTTCATCGTAAGGTCCATACATCGATAGACATAATAGAAGAAAAGCTTAATGATGGAAATAAAACAGCAATTGACATACGGGATTTGTATTTAGGATTATTAAGTACCacagaagaatataaaatgtatacagCATGTGTAACattgtatgaaattatttataaacagttgcgaaaatatattatttttgaattgcAGATATGGCTATGCAACAAATACGAAAATTAAGTTTATTGTTGTATTACAGTCATCAAACACGTCAATACGCGATAATGATGTGAAAatggtattatataaaaaaaagattcaatattataattatattgtaccaAATAATGACACATTTTCCATTGcagatttttaagaaattacatGCTGCATATTTTAATTCCGTATGTAATCCATTTTACATTCCAGAtgatgaaattaattctaagTAAGTATAGTTAAAGTAACTTTTGACATGTAACAGTACCtaagaaatagtaaaataattaaattaattttttacctgTAATCTTCAGGTCATTTGATTTATCAATAATGGAAATAATGGGTATCATATAGTTTATGTGAGAATGGCTTTATAATACAGAAAGTAAGAGGACGTCTAAgcaatgttaaaaaatatgtaaataataaatagtgtaAACTAAGAAgcaaattattctttttatttatacatgaaaattttcttttatagagctactttatttttataatgtaaggtacaaatatatattagaaagtaaatttattaaacgtcaatttattttacaaagtataaatgaaatgtatatacgtatacaacaaataatataaaaacaacaaatataaatacatagctaaatatattgtacatagtACTGCTTCTGTTGGAGGCCTCTTAAATTGTGTTCTCcataaaaactatttacaaccTGAATTATGTGAACAATTCATGTAATTTTAGTTTAGCAACTTTCAAGATGTTCTTTAtggtttaaaatataaaaaaaatacttgtTACTAAAGTATGCAATCATTTACTGAAATATACACAGATCTgtctctcctctttctctcataacataaaataacaaaaaataaacattttgatcTTCTTATAATATCATACTTTGTATCACAaaagttagaaattttaatttaattccttCATGTGCTTTGCTTTTTGTCTACTAATCTGACAGTGACATTCTTTTGTTTCATATTCATACTTTCTTATTCTTTATCGTCCAATTTCTTCTGAGGTATTTTTGAATGTACCAAATCCCATGTTAGAAGAGTTTTATTTGGCTTGGTACATAGATCCATAATAATTTGACCTCCTTTCTTAGCCTGTACAGCTCCTAAACATGTGCCAGCTGCCATATTGTACAGGGGTGTACCATTCTAGACACatgtatttaaattcatttagtCTGTACACCTAACAT
It contains:
- the LOC116433489 gene encoding trafficking protein particle complex subunit 2-like protein; amino-acid sequence: MAVCVAVIGKDNSPKYIRCADESMALQFHRKVHTSIDIIEEKLNDGNKTAIDIRDLYLGLLSTTEEYKIYGYATNTKIKFIVVLQSSNTSIRDNDVKMIFKKLHAAYFNSVCNPFYIPDDEINSKSFDLSIMEIMGII
- the osi gene encoding electron transfer flavoprotein regulatory factor orsai — its product is MSQRSKVIQLYKTLLFMGREYPRGYDFFKQNLRRAFEKNKGETDPEKIDKMLAHGNFVIKELEALYMLRKYRTLKKRYYNNP